One Paroedura picta isolate Pp20150507F chromosome 16, Ppicta_v3.0, whole genome shotgun sequence genomic region harbors:
- the CWC25 gene encoding pre-mRNA-splicing factor CWC25 homolog: MGGGDLNLKKSWHPQTLRNVEKVWKAEQKHEAERKKIEELQRELREERAREEMQRYAEDVGAVKKKDEKLDWMYQGPGGMVNREEYLMGRPVDKYVFQAMDDKEAGCSSETGLLPGSIFAPAGANSALDMASKIREDPLFMIRKREEEKKREVLNNPVKMKKIKELLQSSLDKKKKRKKEKKKKKHKKRRHQSLSSSEEEQSKARSCEKTGSLPLGSLHPKVSGYGLQVRGDGQQRMHSHKSSRSPRSESQRHSGRMSSSEAEYRRSRSPLGNTKQHNSKEEKARTGSKNPPAKNEGYRRQQASGYTRNLSAEELERKRQEMMANAKWREEERASTVKKHRKEEAREQEREKLAKHDGKFIHHMKLESASTSSLEERVKRNIHSLQRTPAALEKNFMRR, from the exons ATGGGCGGCGGGGACCTG AACCTCAAGAAGAGCTGGCACCCGCAGACCCTGCGCAATGTGGAGAAGGTCTGGAAGGCCGAACAGAAACATGAAGCCGAGCGGAAGAAGATCGAAGAGCTGCAGCGGGAGTTGCGGGAGGAGCGTGCGAGAGAAGAAATGCAGCGATACGCAGAAGATGTGGGCGCCGTCAA GAAGAAAGACgagaagctggactggatgtaCCAAGGGCCGGGGGGCATGGTGAACAGAGAGGAATATCTCATGGGCCGCCCCGTTGACAAGTACGTCTTCCAAGCCATGGATGACAAGGAGGCCGGCTGTTCCTCCGAGACCGGCCTCCTGCCCGGCTCCATCTTTGCCCCGGCTGGTGCCAACTCTGCCTTGGATATGGCCAGCAAAATCCGAGAAGATCCCCTTTTCATGATAAG gaaaagagaggaagagaagaagcggGAGGTTCTGAACAACCCGGTGAAAATGAAGAAGATCAAGGAGCTG TTGCAGAGCAGtttggacaagaagaagaagaggaagaaggagaagaagaagaagaagcacaaGAAACGCAGACATCAAAGCCTGAGCAGCAGCGAAGAGGAACAGAGCAAAGCCAG GTCCTGTGAGAAAACAGGCAGCTTGCCATTGGGGTCCCTTCATCCCAAAGTATCCGGCTATGGTTTGCAG GTTCGTGGCGATGGCCAGCAGAGGATGCATTCCCACAAGTCCTCCAGAAGTCCCAGGTCAGAGAGCCAGAGGCACAGTGGCAGGATGAGTTCGAGCGAAGCAGAGTACCGGAGGTCAAGATCACCTTTGGGGAACACTAAACA GCACAACAGCAAGGAGGAGAAAGCCAGAACTGGCAGCAAGAATCCTCCAGCAAAGAACGAAGGCTACAGGAGACAGCAGGCCTCTGGGTATACCAG AAATCTCTCGGCGGAAGAACTGGAGCGGAAGCGGCAAGAAATGATGGCCAATGCCAAGTGGCGGGAAGAGGAGAGAGCGAGCACGGTGAAGAAGCATCGGAAGGAGGAAGCGCGGGAGCAGGAGCGGGAGAAGCTGGCCAAGCACGATGGGAAGTTCATACA CCACATGAAGCTAGAGAGCGCGTCCACCTCCTCCCTTGAAGAAAGGGTCAAGCGGAACATCCACTCTCTCCAAAGGACGCCAGCAGCCCTAGAGAAGAACTTCATGCGAAGATGA